A section of the Salvelinus alpinus chromosome 36, SLU_Salpinus.1, whole genome shotgun sequence genome encodes:
- the LOC139564978 gene encoding reprimo-like protein, producing MSKGTRLRGFSRECVSVEPRAPIAAKRCQTDIHGDMNSSFLDQAQGALFNRSQVLAGTLVNCCNATNVATSDGGSLALPPDERKLFISRVVQIAVLCVLSLTVMFGIFFLGCNLMIKSESMINFMVKDRRPSKDVEAPGMIGLS from the exons ATGTCCAAGGGGACCCGCTTGAGAG GTTTTAGCCGTGAGTGTGTTTCTGTGGAACCGCGTGCGCCCATAGCTGCCAAGCGCTGTCAGACTGACATCCACGGAGACATGAACAGCTCCTTCCTCGACCAAGCCCAGGGCGCACTATTCAACAGGAGCCAAGTCCTCGCTGGTACTCTGGTGAACTGCTGCAACGCGACCAACGTGGCAACCAGTGACGGCGGCTCGCTGGCGCTACCTCCGGACGAGCGGAAACTCTTCATCAGTCGCGTCGTACAGATCGCCGTCCTGTGCGTACTGTCGCTCACCGTCATGTTTGGTATCTTTTTCCTCGGCTGCAACCTCATGATCAAATCGGAGAGTATGATTAACTTTATGGTGAAGGACCGGAGACCTTCCAAAGACGTAGAGGCGCCGGGGATGATAGGACTCAGCTAG